DNA from Paraphotobacterium marinum:
ACTTTTGTTACTCAGCAAATTACTAAATATCCAATTCTTTTAGACGAAATTCTAACAACAGATGGAAAGCTAACCTTATTAAACTTAGAAGACTACAAAGGTGAATTGGAAAATTTGTCATTAAGCTTTCATCAAGATGATTTCGAACAACAAATGGAATTGCTTAGACAGTTTAAACAATCTCAAATATTTAAAATTGTAGTTTCTGATTTGAGAAATAAAATACCCTTAATGAAAGTAAGTGATCACTTAACTGCTTTAGCAGAATCAATTATACATAAAGTAACTGAGTTAGCATGGCATCAAATCACTAATCAATATGGTATTCCCTCATATCTTGAAGGGTCTTCATTTAAAGATTTTACAATAATTGGCTTTGGGAAATTAGGTGGTTATGAATTAAGTTACAATTCAGATTTAGATCTTGTTTTTTGTCAAATTTTCCAAAAACATCTATGACAAATGGAACAAAAAAGATTTCAAGTTATCAGTTTTATTCAAAATTAATTCAAAGAATTATTCATATATTATCTATCAAAACCTCAATGGGTCAATTATATGATGTAGATATTAGATTGAGACCTTCAGGAAAGTCCGGATTATTAGTTTGTAGCGACTCAGTATTCTTGAATTATCAAATAAATGATGCTTGGTTATGGGAGCATCAAGCACTTATTCGTGCTAGAAGTGTTTATTCATCTGCACAAACACATTCTTTTGATTCATTAAGAGTAAAAGTTTTGTGCACCAAAACACATCCAAAAGATTTTTTAAAAAAAGAAATAGTTGAGATGAGAAAAAAAGTTATTTCTCAAAAAGATTTAAGTACAAAAAACATATTTGACATAAAAAATGGAGCTTATGGCTTAATTGATATTGAGTTTTTTGTCCAATATATGGTGCTTTTATTTGGAAGAGAGGAGAAAAACTTATTTAAATATACTGATAATATAAGGATATTAGAACAATTAGGACAGTATAATTTTATAAGTTCAGATGAGCAAAACAATCTAATTAACATATATTGCACATTTAGAACAAAGATTCATCATATGTCGCTTAGAAACGAAGTTCCAAGCATGTTAAAAAATGAGGCAAAAATATATCGAAAGTTTTTGAAGGAAACTTGGTCTAAATATCTTGGTAAAGAGAGTCTTCTCCCAGTGGACGAGTTTTAAATCTTTTATGCATCCATAAATATTGTTCAGGTGCCTCTAATATTGACTCCTCAATAATGTTATTGATAAATAAACAACCTTGTTCGACATTTTTGTATGGGAAATCTGAATCTACTGAACGATACTTAAAAGTATATCGACTTGTATTCGAGTTATGAGATAACGTGAAAGGAAGTAAAGAGCATTTCGTAGCATTGATTAGTACATTACCTCCAGTCATTGTAGCAGCTTTTTTTACACCTAAAAAAGGTAAGAATATGGAACGATGTCTTCCATAATCATGGTCATTAGCATACCAAACAGAATCACCGCTTTTTAGAGCCCTCAACATGCCTTTTACATCTTTTCTATCAAGCATATACTTATTTGAACGCTTTCTCCCTTTGAACTGAATATAATCAAATACAATATTTTTGTTTGGTCTGTAGACACCAACACCTGGGCAGTTGATGCCATAGATTCTAGCTCCCAACTCAAGATTTGTGGAGTGAATAGCAACTAAAAGAATACCTTTATCGCTTTTTTTTAATTTATTTAATACTTCTATACCCTCAATGTCGACAATTTTTTTAATTCTCTTATCTGACCAAAACCATGCCATAATCATTTCTATAACATACATCCCTGAATAAAACTGATTTTTATTAACAAGCTTTTCAATATCATTTGTTTTCATTTTAGGGAATGAAAGCTCCAGATTTCTTTTTATAATTGCTTTTCTTTTAGGAATAATTTTGAAAATTAACCATCCTAAAAATTTACCAATTAGTTGAAGCAATGCATATGGAAGTAGACTGATGATGAACATTAAAAGGACACCTATCCATGTAATGTAATATTTTGGATGTAGCATTTTAACTGTGAACTTTGGTTCTTTAGTCTTTGACATTTATAATTATTAATCCACTTTTATATTTATCAAAATAATAATATTGTTCTAGTATAAGAGAAAACTATTATATGTTAAAGTGAAACAAATTAATTTAGGGATATGTAAAAATGAAATTGTCTTTTCCTAACTTCAGAAAAGCCAAAATTTTGGTCGTTGGTGACTTAATGCTTGATAGTTATTGGTTTGGTTCTGTTAATAGAATATCACCAGAAGCCCCGGTTCCGGTAGTAAAACAAAAGAGTATTGAGGATAAACCAGGTGCTGCAGCAAATGTTGCTATGAATCTTGCTGCATTAGGTGTAGATGTTAC
Protein-coding regions in this window:
- the lpxL gene encoding LpxL/LpxP family Kdo(2)-lipid IV(A) lauroyl/palmitoleoyl acyltransferase; amino-acid sequence: MSKTKEPKFTVKMLHPKYYITWIGVLLMFIISLLPYALLQLIGKFLGWLIFKIIPKRKAIIKRNLELSFPKMKTNDIEKLVNKNQFYSGMYVIEMIMAWFWSDKRIKKIVDIEGIEVLNKLKKSDKGILLVAIHSTNLELGARIYGINCPGVGVYRPNKNIVFDYIQFKGRKRSNKYMLDRKDVKGMLRALKSGDSVWYANDHDYGRHRSIFLPFLGVKKAATMTGGNVLINATKCSLLPFTLSHNSNTSRYTFKYRSVDSDFPYKNVEQGCLFINNIIEESILEAPEQYLWMHKRFKTRPLGEDSLYQDI
- a CDS encoding [protein-PII] uridylyltransferase family protein; the protein is MSNFPKTSMTNGTKKISSYQFYSKLIQRIIHILSIKTSMGQLYDVDIRLRPSGKSGLLVCSDSVFLNYQINDAWLWEHQALIRARSVYSSAQTHSFDSLRVKVLCTKTHPKDFLKKEIVEMRKKVISQKDLSTKNIFDIKNGAYGLIDIEFFVQYMVLLFGREEKNLFKYTDNIRILEQLGQYNFISSDEQNNLINIYCTFRTKIHHMSLRNEVPSMLKNEAKIYRKFLKETWSKYLGKESLLPVDEF